TGGCTGTGGCGCCCGGAGGCCTACCGGACCGCCCGCACCGTGCTCGTCGCCGCCACCCTGACCGCGCTGGCGTGCTACCTGGTGGTGCCGGTCGCTCCGCCGCGCCTGGTGCCGGGGTACGTCGACGTGCTGGCGCAGACCGCCGCCTGGGGGTGGTGGGGCGAGAGCGCCTCGGCCCCCCGCGGCCTCGGGTCGATGACCAACCAGCTCGCCGCGATGCCCTCGATGCACGTCGGCTGGGCGGTCTGGGTCGCCCTCACCCTCTCCCGCGCCGTCCCCACCCGCTGGCGCCCCGCGGTCTGGGCCTACCCCCTCCTCACCACCCTCGTGGTGGTGATGACCGGCAACCACTGGCTGCTCGACGCCGTCGCCGGCGCCGCCGTCGTGCTGCTCGTCGACCGGCTCGTCCGGGCCCGCCGCACACCCGCGCAGCGGTGACGCCGACCCACCGTCGGTCGAGCAGGGCGGAGCGCCAGCGACGACCGTCGTCGAGACCCCGCGAGCACCGCACCCGCCGTACGCCATGGACCCACCGTCGCCGTACGCCGACCCACCGTTGGTCGAGCAGGGAGGAGCGCCAGCGACGACCGTCGTCGAGACCCCGCGAGCACCGCACCCGCCGTACGCCATGGACCCACCGGGTCTCGGCGCTGCTCGACCAACGGGTGGGCCCTCGCTGCTCGACCAACGCAGGCCGACCGAGCAGGGGTCGGGTCAGCGGGTCTGCTCGGCCTCCAGCGCCTCGGTGAGCAGGGCGACGAGCGCCTCGAGCTGGACGTCGGCGGACGAGCCGACCTCCTCGTCGGAGCCGTCGAGCGCCGTGGCCGCCAGGCCGGCCTTGGAGTCGATGAGCTCGGCGATCTTGGTGTCGAGGGTCTGGGCGGCGATCACGCGCCACGCGGTGACCGGCAGCTCCTGGCCGATGCGGTGGATGCGGTCGATGGCCTGGGTCTGCTCGGCGTCGGTCCACGACAGCTCGGCGAGCACCAGGTTGGAGGCCACCTGGAGGTTGAGCCCCACGCCCGCGGCGGAGAGGGAGCAGACCACGACGGCGACGTCGGGGTCCTCCTGGAAGGCCTTGATCGCGGCCTCGCGGGCCTTGGGGGTCTGGTCGCCGCGGATCGAGGTGTAGCGCAGGTCGCGCCGGGCGAAGGTCTCCTCTGCCACGTCCATCACGTCGACGTGCTTGGCGAAGAAGACGACCTTGCCGACGCTGCGCGCCAGCTGGGCGGCGTAGTCGGCGGCGAGGCCGGCCTTGGCCTGGCCGATGCGGCGCATCATCGAGAAGACGTTCTCGCCGTTCTTCGCGGCGGCGGTGTCCTCGCGCTCCCACGTCGCCACGCGGCGCACGAGCTCGTGGTCGATGCCCTCGACGACGACGCCGGAGGTGCGGGTCTCCAGGGCGGAGTGGTAGCGGGCCACGAGGCGGCGGGCCAGCTCGCGCTCGGCGTCGCGGATCGAGCGGCCCAGGGCGTCGTCCAGCTCGACCGGCAGGTCGGCGACCCGGCGGGCCGGGATGTCGGCGGCCACGTCGACCTTGCGGCGACGCACGATGCCCATGTCGATGACCTTGGCGCGCGCGGCGCCGTAGAACGCGGGCTCGGCCGGGGTCAGCCCGGTCTCCTCGAGTGCGTCCATCAGCTTGCCGAGCGGCTTGCGGTCGTCGATCCAGCCCAGGAACTGCCAGATCGCGCGGAAGTCCTCGAGGTCGTTGATGAGCGGGGTGCCTGTCAACGCCATCAGCAGCGGGTTGGCGGTGCGCGAACGGATCCGCTCGGAGAGCTGGAGCACGTGCTGGCTGCGCTGGGAGGTCTTGTTCTTGATGAAGTGCGCCTCGTCGACGACCATCCCCTTGAACCCGAGGTCGCCCAGCCAGCCGACGTGGCGGTCGAGGACCTCGTAGTTGACGACGACGATGTCGGCGAAGCCGTCGATGTCGCTGCCGTCGCCGTGGATCACGGTGACCGGGCGGTGCGGGGTCCACAGCCCCGCCTCGCGGGCCCAGTTGGTCTTGACCACGTTGGGCACCACGCAGAGCAGCGGGTAGGCGTCGGCGGCCTGCGCGGCGAGCAGCGCCTGCGCGGTCTTGCCGAGGCCGGGCTCGTCGGCGAGCAGGAAGCTGCGGTGCCCGGCGGCGGCCGCGGAGACCAGCTGCGCCTGGTGCGGCATCAGCTGCATGCCCTCGGGGGCGCGGTACGCCGACGGGTCGGGCATCTGCATGCACGCCGGGGCGCCGCCGCCGGCGTACTCGAAGGAGCGGAAGAGCGGGCCGAGGAGCTCCCAGCCGGCCAGCCGGCCGGTGCGGGGGCGGGTCGCCTCGGCGATGCCGAAGTCGGGCACGAGGAAGGGGTTGGAGAGCTGGCGCGAGACCACCGAGGGCGGCACGACGCGGCGGTCGACGGCCGCCTCGGCGCCGGGCTCGGGGGTCGGGGCGGGCTTCTCGACCTCGACCTCGAGGCCGGCCGCGCGCTGCATCTCGGCCTTGAGCTCGCGCGCGGAGTGCGAGAAGTCAGCGTCCTCGGCGAGCAGCGCGAGCAGGCTGGTCTCGCGGGTGGAGGTCTTGGCGAGGATGGTCGCGACCCCGTCGAGCCGCTTGAGCTGGGCGGCCTTCTGGCCCTCCGAGGTCTCCTCGTCGGCCTTGATGCGGGCGCGCTCCTCGCGCACGAGGTGGGCCACCACCTGGAACTTGGTGCGCACCGAGGGGCGCACGGCGCCGCGCTGGACCGCGCCCTCGACCTCGCGCACGGCCTTCGCCAGCACGGGGATGATGCCCTCGTTGTCGAGGTCGCGGGTGCGCCGCTGCGCGCGCGGCGCGGTGCGGGCGCCGCCGGATCGACGCTGGCCTCGTTGAGCCACAAGCTCCTCCTCTGGAGTGACACCGGTGCCCTCGCGCGGCGGGGCTGCTCACCACCGTCCGCGGCTGCGTGCACCCGGGCGTGCACCGCCTCGTGGAGCCTGCTGGCGCACACGAGCACGACGCGTCCAGCACGTCCCGGCGGCGACAGCGAGGCGATGGGCGGGACCGGGGATCGTGGAGATGAGCCTCGAGGTCCGTGGGCCCGCGACGACGGCGTCGGTGCCGGGATCGGTGCTGGTCGCAGCCGGATCTGCACCCGGCTGCCCCTCCACGGTACCGCGCGCCCCGACGAGGCGGCGCATCGCCGTGCGGCGCGTCACCCGTCTGGGGTACGACGCCGGCGTGCGGCCGGCGCGGGTCAGCCGGCGAAGCGGGCGGTGACGCTGCCCAGACCGCTGATCTCGGCCACCACCGTGGAGCCTGCCTCGACGGGGCGCATCGGGCCCAGCGCGCCCGAGAGCACGACCTGCCCGGCGCGCAGCGGCGCGCCGAAGAGCCGGGCCTGGTGGGCCAGCCAGGCGACCGCGTTCAGCGGGTCGCCCAGGCAGGCCGCCCCGGTGCCGGTGGAGACCTCCGCACCGTCGATGCGCAGCGACATCGTCACCCCCACGGGGTCGACCTCGTCGAGCGTGCGCCGCTGCGAGCCGAGCACGTAGAGGCCCGAGGAGGCGTTGTCGGCGACGGTGTCGGCGAAGGAGATGTCCCAGCCCGCGATGCGCGAGTCGACGATCTCGATGGCGGCCACGGCGTGCGCCACCGCGCCCCGCACCTGCGCGACGTCGAGGGGGCCCTCGGCGAGGTCCTCGCCCAGCACGAACGCCACCTCGGCCTCGACCTTCGGCTGCAGCAGCCGCTCGAGCGGGATGTCGGCACCGTCCTCGAAGCCCATGTCGTCGAAGAGCACGCCGAAGTCGGGCTGGTCGACGCCGAGCTGGGTCTGCACGGCCTGCGAGGTCGCCCCGATCTTGCGGCCCACGACCCGGGCCCCGGCCGCTGCCCGGCTGGCGTTGAGGTGCTCCTGCACGAGGTAGGCCGCCGCGACGTCGGTGGCGCCGATCAGGTCGCGCACCGGCGCGCAGGGGGTGAGGCTGCGCAGCGCCTGCACCAGCCGGTCGCCGGCGGCGGCGACGGTCGCGGCGTCGACGTCGGTGCGCGGTTGCTCGGCCCGGCCGCCTGGCTCCTCGTGGTCGGCGCCGCTCATGCGCCGTACACCGGCTCGGGGCGCGGGGCCTGGGCGAGCAGTGCGCGCAACCGGTCGCCGACCTCGGCGCTCTCCCAGCGCCGGCCGAGGTCCGCGGCCGGGCCGTGGGTCCAGCCGTTCTCGACCGTCACCCTGCCGCCCTCGATCTCGATGACGCGACCGGTCACGTCGCCGGCCTCGACGGAGGCCAGCCAGGCCACGACCGGGGAGTTGTCGGCCGGGTCGGGCATCGCGGAGGTGTCGAAGGCGCCCTCGGTCATCCGGGTGCGCGCGACCGGCGCGATCGCGTTGACGGTGACCCCGTAGCGACCCAGCTCGGCGGCGGCGACCAGGGTCATCCCGGCGATGCCGGCCTTGGCCGCCGAGTACGTCGTCTGCCCGATCGAGCCCTGGAGGCCCGCGCCCGAGGAGGTGTTGATGACGCGGGCCTCGCGCCGGCGCCCCTCCTTGGCCTCGGTGCGCCAGTAGGCGCCGGCGTGGCGCAGTGGCGCGAAGTGGCCCTTGAGGTGCACCCGCACGACGGCGTCCCACTCCTCCTCGGAGGTGTTGACCAGCATCCGGTCGCGCACGAAGCCGGCGTTGTTGACGAGGACGTCGAGCCCGCCGAAGGTGTCGATCGCCTGGCGCACCATCGCCTCGGCCTGCTCGAAGTCGGCGACGTCGGCGGCGTTGGCCACCGCCCGGCCACCGGCCGCCTCGATCTCGGCCACGACCTGCTCGGCCGGGCTCGCGGCGTCCTCCCCCTCGCCCGACAGCGAGACGCCGAAGTCGTTGACCACGACGGCGGCGCCCTGGGCGGCGAGCTCGAGGGCGTGGGCGCGGCCGATGCCGCGCCCGGCGCCGGTCACGACGGCGACGCGGCCGCCGAGGATCTTCGTCACGGTGGTGCTCCTTGCTGCTGATGGTCCTGGTGCGGGGGCGGGTGGGGGTCAGGTGGAGGGGGGGGCGGGCGGGGGTCAGGCGCCGGCGAGGGCGCTGAGGAAGACGGGCGGCTCGCCGCCGCCGTGGCAGGCGATGGTCGCGCCGCTGACGTAGGAGGCCAGGTCGGAGCCGAGGAAGAGCGCGACCGCCGCGACCTCCTCGGGGCGGGCCATCCGGCCCAGCGGGATCGTGGCCTCGATGGCGGCGACCTGCGCGTCGCCGCCGTAGTGGTCGTCGGTGAGCTCGGTGCGGCACAGCCCCACGTTGATCGAGTTGAGCCGCACCTTCGGGGCCCACTCGACGGCCAGCGAGGCGGTGAGCGAGTCGACGCCGGCCTTGGCGGCGCCGTACACGGCGGTGCCCGGTGAGGGCCGCAGCGCGCTGATCGAGGAGATGGTGACGATCGCGCCGCCGCCCTCCTGGGCCTGCATCACGCGGTTGGCGGCCTGGGCGACCAGCAGCGGTGCGAGCAGGTTGAGGTCGAGCACCTTGGCGTGGAAGCGCGGCGAGGCGTCGGCGGCCAGCGCGTACGGCGCGCCCCCGGCGTTGTTGACCACGACGTCGAGGCGCCCCTCGGTGGCCGCGACCTCCGCGACCATCGCCTCGACCGCCTCGGGGTCGCGCACGTCGCAGGTGGTGTGCCGGGTGCCGGCCAGCGGCGCCGCCCCCGACCGGGCGCAGGTCACGACCCGGGCTCCCGCGGCGGCGTACGTCTCGGCGATGGCGCGGCCGATGCCCTTGCTGCCACCCGTGACCAGGGCGACCCGGCCGGTCAGGTCGAGGCTGATGCTCATCGATGTCCTTCGGTCGGGGCGGGCGAGGCGGACCAAGCAAGTGTTAGGGTACCAAGCAAATGCTAGGTCGTCTGCAGGAGAGGCACTTCATGGGCATCACCTCCGAGCTCCGCGAGGACGGCGTCCGCGTCGTCACCATGGAGCACCCGCCGGTCAACGCGCTGCCGGTGCAGGGCTGGTACGACGTCGCCGCCGCGCTGGACGAGGCCTCGCGCGACCTGGCCACCCACGTCGTGGTGCTGCGCGCCGAGGGCCGCGGCTTCAACGCCGGCGTGGACATCAAGGAGATGCAGCACTCCACCGGCTTCGACGCGCTGATCGGCGCGAACAAGGGCTGCTACGCCGCCTTCAAGGCCGTCTACGAGTGCGCGGTGCCGGTCGTCGCCGCCGTGCACGGGCACTGCCTCGGCGGCGGGGTCGGCCTGGTCGGCAACGCCGACTGCGTCGTGGCCAGCGAGGACGCCTACTTGGGGGTGCCCGAGGTCGACCAGGGGGCGCTCGGCGCCGCGACCCACATGGCCCGCCTGGTCCCCCAGCACCTGATGCGGACCCTCTACTTCACCGCCCGCACCATCAGGGCGGCCGAGCTGGTGCAGCACGGCTCGGTCCTCGAGGTCGTCCCCCGCGAGCGGCTCGACGACGCCGCCCTGGCCGTCGCCGGCGAGATCGCCGCCAAGGACACCCGGGTCATCCGCGCGGCCAAGGAGGCCCTCAACGGCATCGACCCGGTCGACGTCAACAGGAGCTACCGCTTCGAGCAGGGCTTCACGATGGAGCTCAACCTCGCCGGCGTGGCCGACGAGCTGCGCGACGGCTTCGCGGGCACCGACAAGGCAGGCCAGCGGGCTGGGACGGGACGCCGATGAGCGCCGGGCGCAGCCCCCGCGACAAGCGGATGAGCATCGACGAGGTCGTCGCCGAGCTGAGCGACGGCATGACCATCGGGATCGGCGGGTGGGGCCCGCGGCGCAAGCCGATGGCGCTGGTGCGCGCCATCCTGCGCTCGGACCTCAAGGACCTGACGATCGTCAGCTGGGGCGGCGCCGACGTCGGCCTGCTGCTGCGCGCCGGCAAGGTGCGCCGCCTCGTCTACGCCTTCGTCTCCCTCGACTCGGTGCCGCTGGAGCCCAACTTCCAGAAGGCTCGCCAGGAGGGCACCGTCCCCGAGGTCGTCGAGCTCGACGAGGGCATGTTCCAGACCGGGCTGCGCGCGGCCGCCCAGCGGCTGCCGTTCCTGCCGGTGCGGGCCGGGCTCGGCTCCGACGTGCTGGTGCACAACCCCGACATCACCACGGTCACCAGCCCGTACGCCGACCCCGACGGCGTGCACGAGGAGCTGGTGGCCGTCCCGGCGCTGCGCCTCGACGTCGCGCTGGTCCACCTCAACCGGGCCGACAAGCACGGCAACGCGACGTACCTGGGGCCCGACCCCTACTTCGACGACCTGTTCTGCATGGCCGCCGACCGCGCCTACGTCAGCGTCGAGCAGGTCGTCGACACCGCCGGGCTGACCGTCGACACCCCGGTGCAGCGGCTGCTGCTGAGCCGGATGCTCGTCACCGGCGTCGTCGAGACCCCGCACGGCGCGCACTTCACCACCTGCACCCCCGACTACGAGCGCGACGAGCGCTTCCAGAAGGCGTACGCCGCCGCGGCGTCGGGCTCCGACGAGGACTGGGCGGCCTTCGAGCAGCGCTTCCTCGCCGGCGACGAGGACGCCTACCAGGCCGCGGTCGCGGCCTTCGCCGAGGAGGAGCAGGCATGAGCGAGCCGACCCGCGCCGAGGTGTGCGCCGCAGCGATCGCCGACGCGTTCGCCGACGACGGCGAGATCTTCGCCAGCCCGATGGGGATGCTGCCGATGCTGGGCGTGCGCCTGGCCAAGCTCACCTCCAACCCCGACCTGGTCATCTCCGACGGCGAGTCGCTGTTCCTGGCCGGGGTGCCGCCGCTGTTCGCCAAGGCCGACGTGGTCGAGGGCTGGATCCCCTTCCGCAAGGTCTTCGACATCGTCGCCAACGGCCCGCGCCACGTGATGATGGGCGCCACCCAGGTCGACCGGCACGGCAACCAGAACATCTCCGCCATCGGCGACTTCGACCGTCCGACCCGCCAGCTGCTCGGCTCGCGCGGCGCGCCGGGCAACACCGTCAACAACCGCACGTCGTACTGGGTGCCGCGGCACTCGCCGCGCGTGTTCGTGGAGGCCGTCGACGTCGTCTCGGGCGTGGGTCCGCGCCGCGCGGCCGCGGCCGGCCCCGCGGCGGCGAGGTACAACGACATCCACCGCATCGTCACCGACCTCGCCGTCCTCGACGTCAAGGGCGCCGACGACACGGTGCGGCTGCTCTCGGTGCACCCGGGCGTGAGCGTCGACGAGGTGCGCGCCGCCACCGGCTTCGAGCTCGAGGTGCCGGCCGAGGTGCCCGAGACCCGCTCCCCCACGGCCGAGGAGCTCGTGCTGGTGCGCGAGGTGCTCGACCCCCGCACGCTGCGCGACCGCGAGGTCAAGCCGGTGGTCCGGGAGGCGACGTCGTGATCGAGCAGCAGCTGAGCACCCCGTTGACCGAGCTGGTCGGGGTGCGCCACCCGGTCGTGCAGACCGGCATGGGCTGGGTCGCCGGGCCGCGCCTGGTCAGCGGCACCGCCAACGCCGGCGGCCTGGGCATCCTGGCCAGCGCCACGATGACCCACGAGGAGCTCGAGCGGGCGATCGTCGAGGTCAAGGGCCGCACCGACCAGCCCTTCGGCGTCAACCTGCGCGCCGACGCCGGCGACGCCGCCGACCGCTGCGACCTGCTGATCAGGCACGGCGTCAGGGTCGCCTCCTTCGCGCTCGCGCCCAAGCAGGACCTGATCAAGAAGCTCAAGGACCACGGCATCGTGGTGATGCCGTCCGTGGGGCTGCCGCGCCACGCCGAGAAGGTCGCCTCCTGGGGCGCCGACGCGGTGATGATCCAGGGCGGCGAGGGCGGCGGCCACACCGGCTCGGTGCCCACCACGCTG
The Nocardioides marinisabuli genome window above contains:
- a CDS encoding CoA-transferase subunit beta; the protein is MSEPTRAEVCAAAIADAFADDGEIFASPMGMLPMLGVRLAKLTSNPDLVISDGESLFLAGVPPLFAKADVVEGWIPFRKVFDIVANGPRHVMMGATQVDRHGNQNISAIGDFDRPTRQLLGSRGAPGNTVNNRTSYWVPRHSPRVFVEAVDVVSGVGPRRAAAAGPAAARYNDIHRIVTDLAVLDVKGADDTVRLLSVHPGVSVDEVRAATGFELEVPAEVPETRSPTAEELVLVREVLDPRTLRDREVKPVVREATS
- a CDS encoding SDR family oxidoreductase, whose protein sequence is MTKILGGRVAVVTGAGRGIGRAHALELAAQGAAVVVNDFGVSLSGEGEDAASPAEQVVAEIEAAGGRAVANAADVADFEQAEAMVRQAIDTFGGLDVLVNNAGFVRDRMLVNTSEEEWDAVVRVHLKGHFAPLRHAGAYWRTEAKEGRRREARVINTSSGAGLQGSIGQTTYSAAKAGIAGMTLVAAAELGRYGVTVNAIAPVARTRMTEGAFDTSAMPDPADNSPVVAWLASVEAGDVTGRVIEIEGGRVTVENGWTHGPAADLGRRWESAEVGDRLRALLAQAPRPEPVYGA
- a CDS encoding SDR family oxidoreductase — protein: MSISLDLTGRVALVTGGSKGIGRAIAETYAAAGARVVTCARSGAAPLAGTRHTTCDVRDPEAVEAMVAEVAATEGRLDVVVNNAGGAPYALAADASPRFHAKVLDLNLLAPLLVAQAANRVMQAQEGGGAIVTISSISALRPSPGTAVYGAAKAGVDSLTASLAVEWAPKVRLNSINVGLCRTELTDDHYGGDAQVAAIEATIPLGRMARPEEVAAVALFLGSDLASYVSGATIACHGGGEPPVFLSALAGA
- a CDS encoding CoA transferase subunit A, which gives rise to MSAGRSPRDKRMSIDEVVAELSDGMTIGIGGWGPRRKPMALVRAILRSDLKDLTIVSWGGADVGLLLRAGKVRRLVYAFVSLDSVPLEPNFQKARQEGTVPEVVELDEGMFQTGLRAAAQRLPFLPVRAGLGSDVLVHNPDITTVTSPYADPDGVHEELVAVPALRLDVALVHLNRADKHGNATYLGPDPYFDDLFCMAADRAYVSVEQVVDTAGLTVDTPVQRLLLSRMLVTGVVETPHGAHFTTCTPDYERDERFQKAYAAAASGSDEDWAAFEQRFLAGDEDAYQAAVAAFAEEEQA
- a CDS encoding DEAD/DEAH box helicase, which translates into the protein MAQRGQRRSGGARTAPRAQRRTRDLDNEGIIPVLAKAVREVEGAVQRGAVRPSVRTKFQVVAHLVREERARIKADEETSEGQKAAQLKRLDGVATILAKTSTRETSLLALLAEDADFSHSARELKAEMQRAAGLEVEVEKPAPTPEPGAEAAVDRRVVPPSVVSRQLSNPFLVPDFGIAEATRPRTGRLAGWELLGPLFRSFEYAGGGAPACMQMPDPSAYRAPEGMQLMPHQAQLVSAAAAGHRSFLLADEPGLGKTAQALLAAQAADAYPLLCVVPNVVKTNWAREAGLWTPHRPVTVIHGDGSDIDGFADIVVVNYEVLDRHVGWLGDLGFKGMVVDEAHFIKNKTSQRSQHVLQLSERIRSRTANPLLMALTGTPLINDLEDFRAIWQFLGWIDDRKPLGKLMDALEETGLTPAEPAFYGAARAKVIDMGIVRRRKVDVAADIPARRVADLPVELDDALGRSIRDAERELARRLVARYHSALETRTSGVVVEGIDHELVRRVATWEREDTAAAKNGENVFSMMRRIGQAKAGLAADYAAQLARSVGKVVFFAKHVDVMDVAEETFARRDLRYTSIRGDQTPKAREAAIKAFQEDPDVAVVVCSLSAAGVGLNLQVASNLVLAELSWTDAEQTQAIDRIHRIGQELPVTAWRVIAAQTLDTKIAELIDSKAGLAATALDGSDEEVGSSADVQLEALVALLTEALEAEQTR
- a CDS encoding 2-keto-4-pentenoate hydratase; translated protein: MSGADHEEPGGRAEQPRTDVDAATVAAAGDRLVQALRSLTPCAPVRDLIGATDVAAAYLVQEHLNASRAAAGARVVGRKIGATSQAVQTQLGVDQPDFGVLFDDMGFEDGADIPLERLLQPKVEAEVAFVLGEDLAEGPLDVAQVRGAVAHAVAAIEIVDSRIAGWDISFADTVADNASSGLYVLGSQRRTLDEVDPVGVTMSLRIDGAEVSTGTGAACLGDPLNAVAWLAHQARLFGAPLRAGQVVLSGALGPMRPVEAGSTVVAEISGLGSVTARFAG
- a CDS encoding phosphatase PAP2 family protein, translating into MSETRAETSTATARARVLPALREVALLAVLYLGYTASRLLAADDLAAARRVAEHLFEVERVLGIAIEPVLNGWTATSVVVGVAASYWYTVTHYAVTALVLLGTWLWRPEAYRTARTVLVAATLTALACYLVVPVAPPRLVPGYVDVLAQTAAWGWWGESASAPRGLGSMTNQLAAMPSMHVGWAVWVALTLSRAVPTRWRPAVWAYPLLTTLVVVMTGNHWLLDAVAGAAVVLLVDRLVRARRTPAQR
- a CDS encoding enoyl-CoA hydratase family protein, with translation MGITSELREDGVRVVTMEHPPVNALPVQGWYDVAAALDEASRDLATHVVVLRAEGRGFNAGVDIKEMQHSTGFDALIGANKGCYAAFKAVYECAVPVVAAVHGHCLGGGVGLVGNADCVVASEDAYLGVPEVDQGALGAATHMARLVPQHLMRTLYFTARTIRAAELVQHGSVLEVVPRERLDDAALAVAGEIAAKDTRVIRAAKEALNGIDPVDVNRSYRFEQGFTMELNLAGVADELRDGFAGTDKAGQRAGTGRR